In Sebastes fasciatus isolate fSebFas1 chromosome 15, fSebFas1.pri, whole genome shotgun sequence, a genomic segment contains:
- the LOC141783051 gene encoding uncharacterized protein LOC141783051, whose product MSATYDDFFDMWAGLLHHVTGEHEWALGACHHGPLSDNRDKEWIEKGSVAHRALIEIVLNARWLGEVVKYLGFRSTAELESFHNHILMYASKRFSFTPPVYSARTLLAGLDYNHHVHRPVQRKADGSIEYRKLYNKKSRKWSLYTMKVDKDYGYIPDLQRAILRSRTTADRGMPRVRRQRPDDPRQYGVLCGIPPPTTEELLHTQVSRRQGPRTT is encoded by the exons ATGTCGGCAACCTATGACGACTTCTTT GACATGTGGGCTGGCCTACTCCATCACGTCACAGGAGAACACGAGTGGGCTCTTGGCGCCTGTCACCATGGACCCTTGTCGGACAACAGGGACAAGGAATGGATAGAGAAGGGATCTGTGGCACACAGAGCACTCATTGAGATAGTGCTAAATGCACGCTGGCTGGGTGAAGTAGTGAAGTACCTGGGATTTAG GTCTACAGCAGAACTTGAGTCCTTTCACAACCACATACTGATGTATGCCAGCAAGAGATTCAGTTTCACCCCGCCCGTCTATTCAGCTCGCACCCTACTTGCTGGTTTGGATTATAATCATCATGTCCACCGACCAGTGCAGAGAAAAGCTGATGGCTCCATTGA ATACCGGAAGCTGTACAACAAGAAGTCGCGGAAGTGGAGCCTGTACACAATGAAGGTCGACAAGGACTATGGCTACATTCCTGACCTCCAGAGGGCCATCCTCCGTAGCCGCACCACAGCAGACAGAGGCATGCCGCGTGTGAGACGCCAGAGGCCTGATGACCCGCGGCAGTATGGTGTGCTATGTGGTATTCCACCTCCAACCACAGAGGAGCTACTGCACACACAAGTCAGTCGACGACAAG GGCCAAGGACTACCTAA